A window from Entomoplasma freundtii encodes these proteins:
- the coaE gene encoding dephospho-CoA kinase (Dephospho-CoA kinase (CoaE) performs the final step in coenzyme A biosynthesis.) produces MRLGLYGLIGSGKTTALNYLSKNYDLEILDLDEISKEIMNEEVVLSFVMANFPTSYNQEKNQIDRNQLRIILFNSLVDNQKFAAFVWPLIETKTKSLLNSIPIDKNVVVEGALLPLFNIPVEYLVEIQTPKPILIKRIMQRDQRESDETKKIAQIQEIWLQDFRGDIILNNDDSLESFYNKLDTLMMNFKVSKL; encoded by the coding sequence ATGCGACTTGGATTATATGGCTTAATTGGTAGTGGCAAAACGACTGCTTTGAATTATTTAAGTAAAAATTATGATTTAGAGATTCTCGACCTTGATGAAATTAGCAAAGAGATAATGAACGAGGAAGTAGTTCTCTCTTTTGTAATGGCTAACTTTCCTACTTCTTATAATCAAGAAAAGAATCAAATCGATCGGAACCAACTAAGAATTATCTTATTTAATAGCTTGGTTGATAACCAAAAATTTGCTGCTTTTGTTTGACCGTTAATTGAAACCAAAACTAAATCTTTATTAAATTCCATTCCCATCGATAAAAATGTGGTTGTAGAAGGGGCGTTGCTCCCATTGTTTAATATTCCTGTCGAATATTTGGTGGAGATACAAACACCAAAGCCAATCTTGATTAAAAGAATTATGCAACGTGACCAACGTGAAAGTGATGAAACCAAAAAGATTGCCCAAATTCAAGAAATATGGTTGCAAGATTTTCGTGGGGACATTATTCTTAATAATGATGATTCATTAGAAAGTTTTTATAATAAATTAGATACCTTAATGATGAATTTTAAGGTTAGTAAATTATAA